A single window of Culicoides brevitarsis isolate CSIRO-B50_1 chromosome 3, AGI_CSIRO_Cbre_v1, whole genome shotgun sequence DNA harbors:
- the LOC134834798 gene encoding uncharacterized protein LOC134834798, with the protein MSESEKRTSSINIVQMATKLKSEELNMTKFMDLNDDCLLHLLRFFDVFGLMQLRGICSRLDNLILQSRKRFGIVNLKELNLHPFPFKEEKILEILEFLGPQIKELEFSSTFHYFIEDKSVIFDCITENFTILETFHLEINMLDIKLIEKFAPIVKRLKSLTLGGYEIDDQLSMCFLNASLEELKIEGCNEKITKKFFENVSNLKSLTIYECSNLTSSCYIEILKHNLKLKKLTLNVNSEGYPYNHLKNLEGSHNLVNFIVNNLQEIEELSFDIFSPNASLFADLPNLKVLNILQQSADYSSISRELNKLLEKLIEKNFIEKLSITTEFYSPINLNLVNKLTNLKELSLYGTPELDENDLIKLQTLENLEMLAIENLVKTTSVFCLLEPLKKLQKLKLEGSFVTPKFFRQLISLLRRLENRPKLNLVVDRIHASCSYDFLRTNKDILDLEILKDDGAWTASDISSDDYEDEFGEYIALNY; encoded by the coding sequence ATGTCTGAAAGCGAAAAAAGAACATCCAGTATCAACATTGTCCAAATGGCGACAAAGCTCAAGTCAGAAGAGCTCAATATGACAAAATTCATGGATTTGAACGACGACTGTTTGCTGCATCTTCTTCGTTTCTTCGACGTTTTTGGGTTGATGCAGCTTCGTGGCATTTGCAGTCGCTTGGATAATTTGATTCTTCAAAGTCGCAAAAGATTTggaattgttaatttaaaggAATTGAACCTTCATCCTTTTCCATttaaagaagagaaaattttggaaatccTCGAATTTTTAGGACCCCAGATCAAAGAATTGGAGTTTTCCTCCACATTCCACTATTTTATTGAAGATAAATCTGTTATTTTTGATTGTATTaccgaaaattttacaatccTTGAGACATTTCATTTAGAAATTAACATGTTGGATATCAAACTAATCGAGAAATTCGCGCCAATTGTGAAACGCCTGAAAAGTTTGACATTAGGAGGTTATGAAATTGATGATCAGCTGAGCATGTGCTTCCTAAACGCATCACTTGAAGAATTAAAGATTGAGGgttgtaatgaaaaaattacgaaaaaattctttgaaaatgtcTCGAATTTGAAATCTTTAACAATTTATGAATGTTCAAATCTGACATCGAGTTGCtacattgaaattttgaaacataacctcaaattgaaaaaacttactttgaaCGTAAATTCGGAAGGTTATCCGTATAATCacctcaaaaatttagaagggAGTCACAATTTAGTGAACTTTATCGTGAACAATTTGCAGGAAATCGAAGAACTTTcatttgatatattttctcCCAACGCAAGTCTCTTCGCAGATTTACCAAACTTAAAAGTACTCAATATCCTTCAACAATCTGCCGATTATTCCTCAATTTCGCGAGAATTAAACAAACTATTGGAAAAGTTAATAGAAAAGAACTTTATCGAGAAGCTTTCCATCACCACAGAATTCTACAGTCCAATAAACCTGAATCTGGTAAACAAATTGacgaatttaaaagaattatcgCTTTATGGAACGCCAGAGCTCGATGAAAACGATTTGATTAAACTACAAACGCtcgaaaatcttgaaatgttGGCGATTGAAAATTTAGTGAAGACTACATccgttttttgtttgcttgagCCGTTGAAGAAGCTCCAAAAACTCAAACTTGAAGGCTCGTTTGTAACTCCTAAATTTTTCAGACAGCTCATTTCTCTGTTGAGACGCTTGGAAAATCGACCAAAATTGAATCTTGTAGTTGATAGAATTCATGCTTCATGTAGTTATGACTTTTTGCGTACGAACAAAGACATTCTTGACTTGGAAATTCTCAAGGACGATGGTGCATGGACTGCTTCGGATATTAGCTCAGATGATTATGAGGATGAATTTGGTGAATATAttgcattaaattattaa
- the LOC134834431 gene encoding eukaryotic initiation factor 4A-III produces MAGKRGQTEDLSNVEFETSEDVEVVPTFNAMSLREELLRGIYAYGFEKPSAIQQRAIVPMVKGRDVIAQAQSGTGKTATFSISVLQMLDTTLRETQVLCLSPTRELAVQIQKVVLALGDFMSVQCHACIGGTNLGEDIRKLDYGQHVVSGTPGRVFDMIRRRVLRTRSIKMLILDEADEMLNKGFKEQIYDVYRYLPPATQVVLISATLPHEILEMTSKFMTDPIRILVKRDELTLEGIKQFFVAVEREEWKFDTLCDLYDTLTITQAVIFCNTKRKVDWLTEKMREANFTVSSMHGDMPQKERDEIMKEFRSGQSRVLITTDVWARGIDVQQVSLVINYDLPNNRELYIHRIGRSGRFGRKGVAINFVKSDDIRILRDIEQYYSTQIDEMPMNISDLI; encoded by the exons ATGGCCGGAAAACGTGGTCAAACCGAAGACCTGTCGAACGTCGAGTTCGAAACGTCGGAAGATGTGGAAGTAGTACCAACCTTCAATGCCATGTCGTTGCGCGAGGAACTCCTGCGAGGCATTTACGCATACGGTTTCGAGAAGCCCTCGGCAATCCAGCAACGTGCGATCGTGCCAATGGTCAAGGGACGCGACGTCATTGCCCAAGCGCAATCCGGCACAGGCAAAACCGCGACATTTTCCATCAGCGTGCTTCAGATGTTGGATACAACTTTACGTGAAACGCAAGTTTTGTGTTTGTCGCCGACGCGCGAGTTGGCGGTGCAAATCCAAAAAGTCGTCTTGGCGCTCGGGGATTTCATGAGTGTGCAGTGTCACGCGTGCATTGGCGGCACAAATTTGGGTGAAGACATCCGAAAATTGGATTACGGGCAACATGTTGTCTCGGGAACACCGGGGCGGGTCTTTGACATGATCCGACGACGTGTTTTGCGTACGCGATCCATTAAGATGCTCATTTTGGACGAAGCCGACGAAATGCTGAACAAGGGATTCAAGGAACAGATTTACGATGTTTATCGATATTTGCCGCCAGCGACGCAAGTTGTGCTCATTTCGGCTACGTTGCCGCACGAAATTCTCGAAATGACGTCGAAATTCATGACAGACCCCATACGGATTTTGGTGAAGCGCGATGAGTTGACGTTGGAGGGTATTAAGCAGTTTTTCGTCGCTGTCGAGCGTGAAGAGTGGAAATTCGATACGTTGTGCGATTTGTATGACACGCTGACGATCACGCAGGCGGTTATCTTTTGCAATACGAAGCGGAAGGTTGATTGGTTGACGGAGAAGATGCGCGAAGCCAATTTCACAGTCAGCTCCATGCACGGAGACATGCCACAGAAGGAGCGTGACGAGATTATGAAGGAATTCCGATCGGGTCAGAG TCGCGTTCTCATCACGACAGACGTTTGGGCCCGCGGTATCGACGTGCAACAAGTGTCCCTCGTCATCAACTACGATCTCCCGAACAACCGTGAGCTGTACATCCATCGCATTGGTCGTTCCGGACGTTTTGGGCGCAAAGGTGTCGCCATCAACTTTGTCAAATCCGACGACATCCGAATCTTGCGCGACATTGAACAATATTACTCGACACAAATTGACGAAATGCCGATGAATATTTCCGatttgatctaa
- the LOC134834430 gene encoding exocyst complex component 5 has product MFSQYLEEFEVEEVSVETFIERLTKRSQADFDINYINGNTEILCEFFIQTINDLKILKERTERKCVTLEEAFQNEKNGHRQQLESLEDRQHAAIELFRQLDEKINLVAGKIIHLGEQLDNINIPRRRVSEAQTLLGYIIEFLAAGTLSLNTIAIFNDATRLFEAADAIQKLYLIAQDLPEEKFSTLKKNIDLMYDKIEKDLIERFASAHHAGNIEEMKKIANVLSNFKGYSQCVDVYIEQSQDVNYSGKDIFDSVLPLCQRNYAIIEQVFSNPNQVMSKFILNIYQLKINQYAHTRLDDRRDERKYLKTLYELYVRTLKLSADIGKIKMNLEDDLLNKLSQNIFAKYLRDIHEIEIRTLDNFFQNELRKFYEAKKHNKRPTERFSELKRDMQALISTKANINISQIDDFGGETFLSEELAIAMLQEYSQAFERCKLFSDEQQFSKNVLEMTDVLLHYLLHDHICYALDIGLQAIPFAESKTPPVIYFFDVVHKANTIVHLLESTFNANIAPYMLSNATLLECTNKKRNFLETINNKINNGLDRALGVIIGWVKFTLQNEQKKSDFKPETDTFDTIASTACRAVVPYIETSIGLMKKSIDGENLTTILGEFGFRLHRCLFDHLTQFQYNTVGAMCAICDINEYRKCVRALNNPLVTQLFDILHALCNLLLVKPENLLEVCCGDALNCLEKSVVMNFIQLRSDYKTIKLSNTLKGI; this is encoded by the exons ATGTTCTCGCAATACTTGGAGGAATTCGAGGTAGAAGAGGTATCCGTTGAAACCTTCATTGAACGCCTCACAAAACGAAGTCAAGCTGATTTCGACATCAATTACATCAACGGCAACACCGAAATCCTCTGTGAATTCTTCATCCAGACAATAAACGACCTGAAAATCCTCAAGGAACGCACAGAACGAAAATGCGTAACGCTCGAAGAGGcttttcaaaacgaaaaaaatggacATCGACAGCAACTGGAGTCATTAGAGGATCGACAACac gctgCGATCGAATTATTTCGCCAACTCGacgaaaaaatcaacttgGTAGCTGGAAAAATAATCCATTTGGGCGAACAACTCGACAACATCAACATTCCCCGTCGCAGAGTAAGCGAGGCGCAGACCCTTTTAGGCtatataattgaatttttggctGCCGGAACGCTCAGCTTGAACACAATTGCGATTTTTAACGACGCAACGCGATTATTTGAGGCTGCCGACGCCATCCAGAAGCTTTATTTGATCGCGCAGGACCTTCCGGAGGAGAAATTTTCCACTTTAAAGAAGAATATCGACTTGATGTacgacaaaattgaaaaagaccTCATTGAACGCTTCGCTTCCGCACATCACGCCGGAAATATcgaagaaatgaagaaaatcgcAAATGTCCTCAGCAACTTCAAAGGTTACTCGCAATGCGTCGACGTGTACATCGAACAAAGTCAAGACGTAAATTACTCCGGAAAGGACATTTTTGACAGCGTTTTGCCGCTGTGTCAGCGAAATTATGCGATAATCGAGCAAGTCTTCTCGAACCCCAATCAGGTGATGtcaaagttcattttgaacatttatcaGCTGAAAATCAACCAATATGCGCATACCCGGCTCGATGATCGCCGTGACGAACGAAAATACCTGAAAACTTTGTACGAGCTCTACGTAAGGACCCTGAAACTCTCCGCCGACATCGGAAAAATCAAGATGAACCTCGAAGATGACTTGCTTAACAAACTTTCGCAGAACATTTTCGCCAAATATCTTCGGGACATCCACGAAATCGAGATACGAACTCTCGATAATTTCTTCCAGAACGAGTTGCGGAAATTTTACGAGGCCAAAAAGCACAATAAGCGACCCACGGAACGATTTTCGGAGCTGAAACGTGATATGCAGGCGTTAATTAGCACAAAAGCGAACATTAACATCAGCCAAATCGACGATTTTGGCGGCGAAACGTTTCTTTCGGAGGAATTGGCGATCGCAATGCTGCAAGAATACTCGCAGGCCTTTGAACGGTGCAAACTTTTCTCGGATGagcaacaattttcgaaaaatgtacTTGAAATGACGGATGTTTTGTTGCATTATCTGCTCCATGATCACATTTGTTACGCTTTGGACATCGGATTGCAGGCCATTCCGTTCGCCGAGAGCAAAACCCCGCCCGTTATCTACTTTTTTGACGTCGTTCACAAGGCAAATACGATAGTTCACTTGCTGGAATCGACTTTTAATGCCAATATCGCGCCTTATATGCTCTCAAATGCGACTTTGCTCGAATGCACGAACAAAAAACGCAACTTTCTCGAGACCATCAACAATAAAATCAACAATGGACTCGATCGGGCCTTGGGAGTTATCATCGGTTGGGTCAAATTCACGCTCCAGAACGAACAGAAAAAGTCAGATTTCAAACCGGAGACGGATACCTTCGATACAATTGCTTCGACCGCGTGTCGGGCAGTCGTTCCGTACATCGAAACGTCGATCGGactcatgaaaaaatcaattgatggCGAAAATTTGACCACAATCCTCGGGGAATTCGGGTTTCGGCTTCATCGATGCTTGTTTGATCACTTGACGCAGTTCCAATACAACACAGTCGGTGCGATGTGCGCCATTTGTGACATCAACGAGTACCGGAAGTGCGTTAGAGCACTAAATAATCCCCTCGTAACGcaactttttgatattttgcacGCCCTTTGCAACCTTTTGCTCGTAAAACCGGAAAATTTGCTCGAAGTTTGCTGCGGCGACGCCTTAAATTGCTTGGAAAAGTCCGTTGTGATGAATTTCATTCAGCTCCGAAGTGATTACAAGACGATAAAACTCTCAAACACACTGAaaggaatttaa